The following are from one region of the Stigmatopora argus isolate UIUO_Sarg chromosome 9, RoL_Sarg_1.0, whole genome shotgun sequence genome:
- the LOC144082833 gene encoding nucleoside diphosphate kinase homolog 5-like codes for MDASFRRIHVERTLALIKPDAFDKREEIEDLILRKGFYILQKRKTQLTPEQCADFYAEHCGKRNFPSLTAYMSSGPIVALTLARCDAVAYWKSIIGPVKAKEWPSDSLRAKYGTSDLQNAVHGSDSFHAAAREIKYMFPNASIETFPTRQEPEEYLSRYVKQTLLQGLTELCKHKPGNPRVWLADWLIKNNPSRPQIFEGAT; via the exons ATGGATGCTTCTTTTCGTCGTATCCACGTCGAAAGAACTTTGGCGCTTATTAAACCTGATGCATTTGATAAACGTGAAGAAATAGAAGACCTGATTTTGAGGAAGGGCTTCTACATATTGCAG AAGCGGAAAACGCAGCTGACCCCAGAACAGTGCGCCGACTTTTATGCCGAACATTGCGGGAAACGCAACTTTCCTAGCTTGACCGCCTACATGAGCTCGGGTCCAATCGTGGCCTTGACTCTGGCCCGATGCGATGCCGTCGCCTACTGGAAATCTATCATCGGACCTGTTAAAGCCAAAGAATGGCCCTCGGACAG CCTTCGAGCCAAGTACGGCACCTCCGACCTGCAAAATGCCGTCCACGGCAGCGATTCATTTCATGCTGCCGCTCGAGAGATTAAATACATGTTCCCAAATG CTTCGATCGAGACCTTCCCTACAAGACAAGAACCCGAAGAATACTTGAGTCGATACGTAAAACAAACATTGCTCCAAGGACTGACGGAGCTCTGCAAACACAAACCTGGCAACCCTCGC GTTTGGCTTGCTGACTGGCTTATTAAAAACAATCCAAGCAGGCCTCAGATATTTGAGGGAGCGACgtga
- the rack1 gene encoding small ribosomal subunit protein RACK1 produces the protein MTEQMTVRGTLKGHSGWVTQIATTPQYPDMILSASRDKSIIMWKLTRDETNYGIPQRSLKGHSHFVSDVVISSDGQFALSGAWDGTLRLWDLTTGVTTRQFVGHTKDVLSVAFSADNRQIVSGSRDKTIKLWNTLGVCKYTIQDEGHSEWVSCVRFSPNSSNPIIVSCGWDKMVKVWNLANCKLKTNHIGHTGYLNTVTVSPDGSLCASGGKDGQAMLWDLNEGKHLYTLDSGATINALCFSPNRYWLCAATGPSIKIWDLEGKIIVDELRQEVISTNSKAEPPQCTSLAWSADGQTLFAGYTDNLIRVWQVTIGTR, from the exons ATGACCGAGCAGATGACCGTGAGGGGGACCCTCAAGGGGCACAGCGGATGGGTCACCCAGATCGCCACTACCCCTCAATATCCCGACATGATTCTGTCGGCGTCCCGAG ACAAGTCCATCATCATGTGGAAGCTGACCCGTGATGAGACCAACTATGGCATTCCCCAGCGCTCCTTGAAAGGCCACTCTCACTTTGTCAGTGATGTTGTCATCTCCTCCGATGGCCAGTTTGCCTTGTCCGGAGCCTGGGACGGAACCCTTCGCCTGTGGGACCTCACCAC CGGCGTGACCACGCGCCAATTCGTGGGCCACACCAAGGACGTCTTGAGCGTGGCCTTCTCCGCCGACAACCGCCAGATCGTGTCCGGCTCTCGGGACAAGACCATCAAGTTGTGGAACACGCTCGGGGTCTGCAAATACACCATTCAG GATGAAGGTCATTCCGAGTGGGTGTCTTGCGTGCGCTTCTCCCCCAACAGCAGCAACCCCATCATCGTGTCTTGCGGCTGGGACAAGATGGTCAAG GTGTGGAACCTGGCCAACTGCAAGCTCAAGACCAACCACATTGGCCACACGGGTTACCTGAACACGGTGACCGTCTCCCCCGACGGCTCCCTGTGCGCGTCCGGAGGAAAG GATGGTCAGGCAATGCTGTGGGACTTAAACGAGGGCAAGCACCTCTACACCCTGGACAGCGGCGCCACCATCAACGCCCTCTGCTTCAGCCCCAACCGTTACTGGTTGTGCGCCGCCACCGGGCCCAGTATCAAAATCTGG GATCTGGAGGGCAAGATTATCGTTGACGAGCTGAGACAAGAAGTGATCAGCACCAACAGCAAGGCCGAACCCCCACAATGCACCTCTCTGGCCTGGTCTGCCGACGGACAG ACACTGTTTGCTGGCTACACTGACAACCTGATCAGAGTGTGGCAGGTTACTATTGGAACCCGATAA
- the kcnip1a gene encoding A-type potassium channel modulatory protein KCNIP1 isoform X2, which produces MGAVVGTLTMQTRTRRPSRDKADDDLEMSMVCHRPEGLHQLEAQTNFSKRELQVLYRGFKNECPSGIVNEDTFKQIYSQFFPHGDASTYAHYLFNAFDTAQSGTIKFEEFAGALSILLRGSITEKLQWTFHLYDINRDGYINKEEMTDIVGAIYDMMGKFTSPALKRDAHKQHVDAFFRKMDKNRDGVVSIDEFLFSCQEDQNIMRSLQLFENVI; this is translated from the exons ATGGGTGCGGTGGTGGGCACGTTGACCATGCAGACCAGGACGAGGAGGCCATCCAGGG ACAAGGCCGACGACGACCTGGAGATGAGCATGGTGTGTCACCGACCCGAAGGCCTGCATCAGCTGGAGGCTCAGACCAACTTCAGTAAAAGGGAACTCCAAGTGCTGTACAGAGGCTTCAAGAAC gAGTGTCCGAGTGGAATTGTCAATGAGGACACCTTCAAGCAAATCTACTCCCAATTCTTTCCACACGGAG ATGCCAGCACCTACGCACATTACCTGTTTAACGCATTTGACACGGCACAATCGGGCACCATCAAGTTTGAG GAGTTTGCCGGGGCTCTGTCCATCCTGCTGAGAGGCTCCATTACCGAGAAGCTCCAGTGGACTTTTCACCTATACGACATCAACAGAGACGGATACATCAACAAAGAG GAGATGACGGACATTGTCGGAGCCATTTATGACATGATGGGCAAGTTCACGTCCCCTGCCTTGAAAAGAGATGCACACAAGCAGCATGTGGATGCCTTCTTTCGG aaaatggataaaaacagAGACGGTGTGGTCTCCATTGATGAATTCCTCTTTTCTTGTCAAGAG GACCAAAACATCATGAGGTCTCTTCAACTCTTCGAGAACGTCATCTAG
- the kcnip1a gene encoding A-type potassium channel modulatory protein KCNIP1 isoform X1: MEKKGERGENSLQALAVILLCCGLVKMLHLLGVISVDGDKADDDLEMSMVCHRPEGLHQLEAQTNFSKRELQVLYRGFKNECPSGIVNEDTFKQIYSQFFPHGDASTYAHYLFNAFDTAQSGTIKFEEFAGALSILLRGSITEKLQWTFHLYDINRDGYINKEEMTDIVGAIYDMMGKFTSPALKRDAHKQHVDAFFRKMDKNRDGVVSIDEFLFSCQEDQNIMRSLQLFENVI; this comes from the exons ATGGAGAAAAAAGGGGAGCGTGGTGAGAACAGCTTACAAGCACTCGCTGTCATTCTGCTATGTTGCGGTCTGGTCAAGATGCTACACCTTCTAGGAGTCATCTCTGTGGACG GAGACAAGGCCGACGACGACCTGGAGATGAGCATGGTGTGTCACCGACCCGAAGGCCTGCATCAGCTGGAGGCTCAGACCAACTTCAGTAAAAGGGAACTCCAAGTGCTGTACAGAGGCTTCAAGAAC gAGTGTCCGAGTGGAATTGTCAATGAGGACACCTTCAAGCAAATCTACTCCCAATTCTTTCCACACGGAG ATGCCAGCACCTACGCACATTACCTGTTTAACGCATTTGACACGGCACAATCGGGCACCATCAAGTTTGAG GAGTTTGCCGGGGCTCTGTCCATCCTGCTGAGAGGCTCCATTACCGAGAAGCTCCAGTGGACTTTTCACCTATACGACATCAACAGAGACGGATACATCAACAAAGAG GAGATGACGGACATTGTCGGAGCCATTTATGACATGATGGGCAAGTTCACGTCCCCTGCCTTGAAAAGAGATGCACACAAGCAGCATGTGGATGCCTTCTTTCGG aaaatggataaaaacagAGACGGTGTGGTCTCCATTGATGAATTCCTCTTTTCTTGTCAAGAG GACCAAAACATCATGAGGTCTCTTCAACTCTTCGAGAACGTCATCTAG
- the tlx3a gene encoding T-cell leukemia homeobox protein 3 isoform X2 — translation MEQTPSPPPKTSHHEPISFGIDQILGADVRAGAGDGDGDGDGPERLRQRQRHVSGGDAYYTLASPSGSSAPSYPALSISLSGIRPALEAAAAAAGSYGDSGTAGSRGVIRVPAHRPVAMPGAQAPVQSAVAGFGGLCFPWIGNRFAKERISALVPFSVTRRIGHPYQNRTPPKRKKPRTSFSRVQICELEKRFHRQKYLASAERAALAKSLKMTDAQVKTWFQNRRTKWRRQTAEEREAERQQANRLILQLQQSALHKSLGESSASDPLCAHNSSLYALQNLQPWAEDRE, via the exons ATGGAGCAAACCCCGAGTCCTCCTCCTAAAACAAGCCACCACGAGCCCATCAGCTTCGGCATCGACCAGATCCTGGGAGCGGACGTCAGGGCCGGAGCCGGGGACGGGGACGGGGACGGGGACGGGCCCGAGAGACTACGACAACGCCAACGCCATGTAAGCGGCGGGGATGCCTACTACACTTTAGCGAGCCCGAGCGGGAGCAGCGCGCCTTCCTACCCGGCTCTGTCCATCTCCCTCTCCGGCATTAGGCCTGCGCtggaagcggcggcggcggcggcgggctcgTACGGGGACAGCGGGACTGCCGGTAGCCGAGGAGTCATTCGGGTTCCAGCTCACAGACCGGTGGCTATGCCCGGTGCGCAAGCCCCGGTTCAGAGCGCCGTGGCCGGCTTCGGGGGACTTTGTTTCCCCTGGATTGGGAACCGCTTTGCAAAGGAACGAATTTCGG CTCTGGTTCCCTTCTCGGTGACGCGGCGGATAGGACACCCGTATCAGAACCGGACGCCCCCGAAAAGGAAAAAGCCGAGAACGTCCTTCTCCAGGGTTCAGATCTGCGAGCTGGAGAAGCGTTTCCACCGACAAAAGTATCTGGCCAGCGCCGAGAGGGCCGCGCTGGCCAAGAGCCTGAAAATGACCGACGCCCAAGTCAAAACCTGGTTTCAGAACCGCAGAACCAAGTGGAG GAGGCAGACTGCCGAGGAACGGGAGGCGGAACGGCAGCAGGCCAATCGGCTCATCCTGCAGCTGCAGCAGTCCGCCCTGCACAAGTCGCTGGGCGAATCCAGCGCCTCCGACCCGCTGTGCGCGCACAACTCCTCCCTCTACGCCCTGCAGAACCTGCAACCCTGGGCCGAGGACAGAGaatag
- the tlx3a gene encoding T-cell leukemia homeobox protein 3 isoform X1 translates to MEQTPSPPPKTSHHEPISFGIDQILGADVRAGAGDGDGDGDGPERLRQRQRHVSGGDAYYTLASPSGSSAPSYPALSISLSGIRPALEAAAAAAGSYGDSGTAGSRGVIRVPAHRPVAMPGAQAPVQSAVAGFGGLCFPWIGNRFAKERISAALVPFSVTRRIGHPYQNRTPPKRKKPRTSFSRVQICELEKRFHRQKYLASAERAALAKSLKMTDAQVKTWFQNRRTKWRRQTAEEREAERQQANRLILQLQQSALHKSLGESSASDPLCAHNSSLYALQNLQPWAEDRE, encoded by the exons ATGGAGCAAACCCCGAGTCCTCCTCCTAAAACAAGCCACCACGAGCCCATCAGCTTCGGCATCGACCAGATCCTGGGAGCGGACGTCAGGGCCGGAGCCGGGGACGGGGACGGGGACGGGGACGGGCCCGAGAGACTACGACAACGCCAACGCCATGTAAGCGGCGGGGATGCCTACTACACTTTAGCGAGCCCGAGCGGGAGCAGCGCGCCTTCCTACCCGGCTCTGTCCATCTCCCTCTCCGGCATTAGGCCTGCGCtggaagcggcggcggcggcggcgggctcgTACGGGGACAGCGGGACTGCCGGTAGCCGAGGAGTCATTCGGGTTCCAGCTCACAGACCGGTGGCTATGCCCGGTGCGCAAGCCCCGGTTCAGAGCGCCGTGGCCGGCTTCGGGGGACTTTGTTTCCCCTGGATTGGGAACCGCTTTGCAAAGGAACGAATTTCGG CAGCTCTGGTTCCCTTCTCGGTGACGCGGCGGATAGGACACCCGTATCAGAACCGGACGCCCCCGAAAAGGAAAAAGCCGAGAACGTCCTTCTCCAGGGTTCAGATCTGCGAGCTGGAGAAGCGTTTCCACCGACAAAAGTATCTGGCCAGCGCCGAGAGGGCCGCGCTGGCCAAGAGCCTGAAAATGACCGACGCCCAAGTCAAAACCTGGTTTCAGAACCGCAGAACCAAGTGGAG GAGGCAGACTGCCGAGGAACGGGAGGCGGAACGGCAGCAGGCCAATCGGCTCATCCTGCAGCTGCAGCAGTCCGCCCTGCACAAGTCGCTGGGCGAATCCAGCGCCTCCGACCCGCTGTGCGCGCACAACTCCTCCCTCTACGCCCTGCAGAACCTGCAACCCTGGGCCGAGGACAGAGaatag